The DNA sequence TTCACATACAGCCGGTGATTATGGAAGTATTATAGATACACATAACTTGTGACTACATATtcagtaaaaaaagaaacaatttatTGCAAAACTTGAATTTAAAATCAATCACATCTGATGATATACAATACAGTTTTAAAGACCTTTTTCAGCTCTAAAAAAAGcactaaaaattttgatagaCCATTTCAAAAAGTGTTGGTTGAAAATTTCCAACTTCCAGACCTCTCTACTGGATTTTTTGAGGGTTAAACTGAAGACCCATCATGGTGCATTTTTATTCagaggtaaatttttaaaatgtttagcaactttgttttatttctataCTCATTTCATGAGGGAAATTTACACTTTAACTTAGGACCAAATCTGGTGTTATGTAGACTATCAGAAATTACAAGTGAAGAACAAAATTGACCAAGCCTACCTGAAAATGAGATGTGAAATCAAAGTATACAACACTTTCTTTTCTTAACAGGTTCTGGAGGTTCCAACGCTGCCAATATTGCTTCATCGAAAACATTCTTTAATCCTTTCTGTAGTtgggaaagaaaacaaaagaacatCAATATAAGATACAtttgtaattttaaatgaaCATGTGTCCCTCCATCTAATAAGGgacgaaaaaaatcaaatgcttGAAATGGGTGCTTTAATTgctttatattttatttacattAGTGTACATGAATGACACAAACATAGTGCTGAAGCATACTTGACAGtgaaaaccccccaaaatttactttttaaacatCATTATAAAAATCACTTAGAGAATAAAATGCCTTATGAATTATTTTAACCCCTTGAAAAAAGCGTTAACTTCCCAGTCTTTCAAtagttttcttaatttcagtGGAAGATCATTAAAGAGCCTGATGGCAGAATGTGACACGGACTGTTCAACGACCTTcaaacaaacaatttcaaaatttatgaaGGGGTTTCTGGTGTTTCTTATCATGTCATTAGTGATCAAGTATCATGTCATTAGAGATCAAGCATGATTATAAAGTATGTTATGGTGAGACTTGGAATTTTTAGACCTCGCTTGCCTTGTGATGTGCACCTAACATTCAAGTCTGAGTCCtcccctaaaaatttcatgcagagGTTTTTACTCTTCTCTCCTCTAGTGTGTGATATGGTTTATGAATGGCCAACAATGGCATCTAGAATTTCCGCTacaaaaggtaaaaattttagagatctaaattaataaattaaagaaTACGTTTGTCCCCTTTCTAACATATTCATGTTTTTATTCCTTGGCACACAATACATTTGCTGAAATGAAGACTAAGATATGTTTCTCAAAACTTGAAGtaaaaagagcattttttcaatgatggtgaactcaaattttcaaacattcatTTAAACGTCCATTTCATCGGTTCCCTCTTATCACATTTCTGTCGccttatttatatttttattttacatttataTTTCTGTCGGGGcatcttctttgaaaaaaaaaaaaaaaaaaaaaaaaaaaagtatttattcttttaaaatgaaataccTAAAAGAAAGTTTACCAACAAGGATTTGTCCTTCAAGTCATGCGTTTGTCGAAGATACCATATCAATGTTGGACCATCTTAAATAGATAAACAATCAGAAGTTAAATTCTAACAGTCAATGATTTGCACTGCCTCTGACTGCTATGCTGGCGTAGTGCTCACCATAGCTACGAAAGTTGGTGGTCAAATCTCTTGCTAGATTTTAAAACGTTCAAGATGAACAATCCCTTTGATTTGTCCTTCTCACTAAACTAAGTATTGTTTAACACCATTAAGTACCTGTGTTAATGCCGAACATTCAACATATTTTACAGCTTTGAGTTCCTTAGTCAGTTTCTCTCCCTGCTCGAATGATATGGGTTTCTGCTTATTCTTCGCAAGTTTTTCGATGGTTCCGGCATCTTCTCTCAAATCGATTTGAGTTCCAACAAGAAGAAATGGTGTTTTTGGACAGTGATGTGAAATTTCTGGCACCCACTGCAATTAGAgagacaaaaataaaaggaatcgattaaaaaatctcatttttaaatttttttttactgaaatacTGGTTGTTTGGAAAACggtacaaaaaaattttggactgTCTTTAATAAATTCTGGAAACCTCCATAGTACAAGAAGTAATCAATCCCAAAATGGTTCCCTTATCAGTGCTCAGACCAAAGTCTCCACACTGAGTCTTTGACCTCTGATCAACAGAGTGGAAAAAGGGCTCATTGAAAAAGATAAGCTAGAGGGCTGGCAGAGTAGTCCAGGCATTGTCTAGGAATAACCGCACAACTCGGTGCATGGGGCACAAgaagcaataaaaatattaGGCTCTGGTATAGCCAATTTTTTGTGAaggatctaaaaaaaaatcatgtgagAGGATTCaacaaatattttatgaatCTTAAATAAAAACAGTGATTGACTTTTACTGGAGCTGGCTTCTTTGACAAACTTTTAGGCCCTGCTTCTTTCAATATTGGCATatagaaagtttgattttaaaatctcaGTGGTAAATCTTCAGGAGGTTGTTAAGAACATCATCTATTATAATGAACTTTAAAGATGAAGTCTGCATGGCTGCTTGCATTGGTCTCCGTGGTGAATGGGCAGAGTGCACAGGCATTTGGCAATTAGCAACCCTGCAGTCGAAAGAGAAACAACAGATGTATTTTTTGAACACTAAGTAGTCCTCTTTTACAAGTCTGATGCTCCACTTGCTTGTTTGAACCGCGTTCATGTACTCACTGGAATTCGCTAATCTTACCTTTTTTTAGGTAACTAGATGATAACTGAAATGGTGGTTGGTGGcaggtaaaatattttttcctctgaagTTTACAAGCCTCTTAATAATCTATGGGACAAAATGTAGCAAGCCAGAACTACATATATAGATATCACATGAATCTACGTACATCAGAACCGATCTACCTAATAGGAAGTTGAAACAACTTATAGGTTTTGGACTACTGGAGGGCTAATTAGTGAATCATTGCTAAACACTatggaaggggaaaaaaaatcagccataccttttctttgacattttcaaatgatGAGGGAGACACGACTGAAAAGCACACTAGAAAAACATCTGTCTGCGGATAACTAAGAG is a window from the Bemisia tabaci chromosome 5, PGI_BMITA_v3 genome containing:
- the LOC109037334 gene encoding cdc42 homolog, producing MQTIKCVVVGDGAVGKTCLLISYTTNKFPSEYVPTVFDNYAVTVMIGGEPYTLGLFDTAGQEDYDRLRPLSYPQTDVFLVCFSVVSPSSFENVKEKWVPEISHHCPKTPFLLVGTQIDLREDAGTIEKLAKNKQKPISFEQGEKLTKELKAVKYVECSALTQKGLKNVFDEAILAALEPPEPVKKRKCCIL